One region of Suncus etruscus isolate mSunEtr1 chromosome 5, mSunEtr1.pri.cur, whole genome shotgun sequence genomic DNA includes:
- the BZW1 gene encoding eIF5-mimic protein 2 isoform X1, translating into MNNQKQQKPTLSGQRFKTRKRDEKERFDPTQFQDCIIQGLTETGTDLEAVAKFLDASGAKLDYRRYAETLFDILVAGGMLAPGGTLADDMMRTDVCVFAAQEDLETMQAFAQVFNKLIRRYKYLEKGFEDEVKKLLLFLKGFSESERNKLAMLTGVLLANGTLNASILNSLYNENLVKEGVSAAFAVKLFKSWINEKDINAVAASLRKVSMDNRLMELFPANKQSVEHFTKYFTEAGLKELSEYVRNQQTIGARKELQKELQEQMSRGDPFKDIILYVKEEMKKNNIPEPVVIGLVWSSVMSTVEWNKKEELVAEQAIKHLKQYSPLLAAFTTQGQSELTLLLKIQEYCYDNIHFMKAFQKIVVLFYKAEVLSEEPILKWYKDAHVAKGKSVFLEQMKKFVEWLKNAEEESESEAEEGD; encoded by the exons ATGAATAATCAAAAGCAGCAAAAGCCAACGCTATCAGGCCAGCGttttaaaaccagaaaaagag ATGAAAAAGAGAGGTTTGACCCTACTCAGTTTCAAGACTGTATTATTCAAGGCTTAACTGAAACTGGTACTGATTTGGAAGCAGTAGCAAAGTTTCTTGATGCTTCTGGAGCAAAACTTGATTACCGCCGATATGCAGAAACACTCTTTGACATTCTGGTGGCTGGTGGAATGCTGG CTCCAGGTGGTACActggcagatgacatgatgcggACAGATGTCTGTGTATTTGCAGCACAAGAAGACTTAGAGACCATGCAAGCATTTGCTCAG GTTTTTAATAAGTTAATCAGGCGCTACAAATACCTGGAGAAAGGATTTGAAGATGAAGTAAAAAAG TTGCTGCTGTTCTTGAAAGGGTTTTCAGAGTCGGAGAGAAACAAACTGGCTATGTTAACTGGTGTTCTTCTGGCTAATGGAACACTCAATGCATCCATTCTCAATAGCCTTTATAATGAGAATTTGGTTAAAGAAG GGGTTTCAGCAGCTTTTGCTGTAAAGCTCTTTAAATCATGGATtaatgaaaaagatatcaatgcgGTGGCTGCAAGTCTTCGGAAAGTCAGCATGGATAATAGACTCATG GAACTTTTTCCTGCCAATAAACAAAGTGTTGAACACTTCACAAAATATTTCACTGAGGCAGGCTTGAAAGAGCTCTCAGAATATGTTCGAAATCAGCAAACCATAGGAGCTCGTAAGGAACTTCAGAAAGAACTTCAAGAACAAATGTCCCGTGGTGATCCTTTTAAGGAT ATAATTTTGTATGTCAaggaagagatgaaaaaaaataacatcccAGAACCTGTTGTCATTGGACTAGTCTGGTCCAGTGTGATGAGCACTGTGGAATGGAACAAAAAGGAGGAGCTTGTAGCAGAACAAGCCATCAAGCACTTGAAG CAATACAGCCCTCTACTTGCTGCCTTTACTACTCAAGGTCAGTCTGAGCTGACTCTGTTACTGAAGATTCAGGAGTACTGCTATGACAACATTCATTTCATGAAAGCCTTTCAGAAAATAGTGGTGCTTTTTTATaaag CTGaagtcctgagtgaagagcccatCCTGAAGTGGTATAAGGACGCACATGTTGCAAAAGGGAAAAGTGTCTTCCTGGAACAGATGAAAAAGTTTGTAGAGTGGCTCAAAAATGCCGAAGAGG AATCTGAGTCTGAAGCTGAAGAAGGTGACTGA
- the BZW1 gene encoding eIF5-mimic protein 2 isoform X2, with amino-acid sequence MLLEQNLITADMQKHSLTFWWLVECWVSVFNKLIRRYKYLEKGFEDEVKKLLLFLKGFSESERNKLAMLTGVLLANGTLNASILNSLYNENLVKEGVSAAFAVKLFKSWINEKDINAVAASLRKVSMDNRLMELFPANKQSVEHFTKYFTEAGLKELSEYVRNQQTIGARKELQKELQEQMSRGDPFKDIILYVKEEMKKNNIPEPVVIGLVWSSVMSTVEWNKKEELVAEQAIKHLKQYSPLLAAFTTQGQSELTLLLKIQEYCYDNIHFMKAFQKIVVLFYKAEVLSEEPILKWYKDAHVAKGKSVFLEQMKKFVEWLKNAEEESESEAEEGD; translated from the exons ATGCTTCTGGAGCAAAACTTGATTACCGCCGATATGCAGAAACACTCTTTGACATTCTGGTGGCTGGTGGAATGCTGGGTAAGT GTTTTTAATAAGTTAATCAGGCGCTACAAATACCTGGAGAAAGGATTTGAAGATGAAGTAAAAAAG TTGCTGCTGTTCTTGAAAGGGTTTTCAGAGTCGGAGAGAAACAAACTGGCTATGTTAACTGGTGTTCTTCTGGCTAATGGAACACTCAATGCATCCATTCTCAATAGCCTTTATAATGAGAATTTGGTTAAAGAAG GGGTTTCAGCAGCTTTTGCTGTAAAGCTCTTTAAATCATGGATtaatgaaaaagatatcaatgcgGTGGCTGCAAGTCTTCGGAAAGTCAGCATGGATAATAGACTCATG GAACTTTTTCCTGCCAATAAACAAAGTGTTGAACACTTCACAAAATATTTCACTGAGGCAGGCTTGAAAGAGCTCTCAGAATATGTTCGAAATCAGCAAACCATAGGAGCTCGTAAGGAACTTCAGAAAGAACTTCAAGAACAAATGTCCCGTGGTGATCCTTTTAAGGAT ATAATTTTGTATGTCAaggaagagatgaaaaaaaataacatcccAGAACCTGTTGTCATTGGACTAGTCTGGTCCAGTGTGATGAGCACTGTGGAATGGAACAAAAAGGAGGAGCTTGTAGCAGAACAAGCCATCAAGCACTTGAAG CAATACAGCCCTCTACTTGCTGCCTTTACTACTCAAGGTCAGTCTGAGCTGACTCTGTTACTGAAGATTCAGGAGTACTGCTATGACAACATTCATTTCATGAAAGCCTTTCAGAAAATAGTGGTGCTTTTTTATaaag CTGaagtcctgagtgaagagcccatCCTGAAGTGGTATAAGGACGCACATGTTGCAAAAGGGAAAAGTGTCTTCCTGGAACAGATGAAAAAGTTTGTAGAGTGGCTCAAAAATGCCGAAGAGG AATCTGAGTCTGAAGCTGAAGAAGGTGACTGA